The DNA sequence AATTATCTATTGATGGGTGATagcctgttttccttttttaattataaCCAAGAAATTTGCAACTTTGTAGTCCACAGACACACAGAGCCATTTGTTGCCAACTTAGTTGTCAAGTATGCACTAAAAGTAGAAATGTTTTCTTACAAGACAGCTTCAAGGTGTCTCATTAAATTATTTTGCTTGTGACATTTGGATGCATCTGCCGGACTTGGCTTACCATCTTACACAAATGGTTATTCAGAGTGCATCAAACCATTTTTAATAATTCTGAAGAAGGGCTTACATCACTGTCCCAATTCCAGTATGAACAATAAAGACTGCTGAAACCACACTCTGCTTATGACGTTGAAACAGATTCAATGATTCCCTTCTATCATGATGCCTTGAGTCATAGATTGAGTTCTTGGAAAAGCGCAGctgcacttttttttgtttttgcaaaacCAATTTGCATCATTAAAAGGACTTATGTGCtcttaataaagaaaatgaaacttaatttaaaaatcTCACAAACTGTGGGTTTTTTACAATGCCAAAAACTGTACTCAGTGTTCCAGATGAGGTTCACAAGGAACTTGCTGCTCTGTTGTCCTCGGATGATTCAGATACTGATGGTGGTGAACAAATGGAATCTACAAAAAGGGTCAACACAAGTTCTTAAGTCTTGACCATACTGCTCTAAAATGTCAAAGTCTCATTATAAGATTCACAAGGCTACATATTCAGTGTGTATTCTAAAGGGCAATAACCAACTGCAGAAAACTTAGTTTTGCATATGAATGAAGCTGTGAATTTTAATGAATATCAatataaaatttacaaatattaaaGGATATGGGCTGCTGCCTTGATTAAATTACTGATGGCAGGATATTACTTATAAAGAGAAGTGATATTGTGTCTGCAAAGAAGAATAAAAGAGATCTGAGACAGGAAACAGTGGAACACTGTACATTAGTTACATTCAGAAAATATATATAAGCAAGGATCATGAAACATCAGTGTGATAGAAAATTAGTGACAGGAGTGATAGTCTGAAAATTATAGTAGGTAAAGGAGCTTATCTTATTATCATTAATGCACAATCAGCAGGTACTGCTCTGATTCCATGAGTAAGCTTCCATTTAAGGCATCAGTGCTGAAAATCTAAAGTAGCCATTGTAAAATAATGCACAGTATTTTCAAACACATATTCACAAAACAGTTATTGCTATGCCACCTCCAGATTCAGTTACTGTAATGTAGAATGCCAGTATGGACTTATTGAAAACTAACAAAGCCCCTACTATGCATACCAGGAAATCCAATATTATCACGCTGCTTATTGAGCGATGGTATTCCCCCAAATTGTCATAAACCAGAGTAGAATTGCTGCTTGTCGGTGCCTTAAAGCTCATGATCTGTTCTAATGAAATAAATGAGATCACGAAACAAAATGGGCATAAAGTTATTAAACTGGCAGTGCACGATTATCGCTACTATCTCATTGATGTAATATAAGTGCAGGAAAAACCATATGACCTGCTGAAACCATGTTCATTTAAAACTGCAGATATTGAAGCTCACACATATAGCATCTCAGTTTTTGCTTCGATGGACTGATAGGACATGCATTCTGAAGATTAATGATGACAAAACGACAGAGGTTTCGTTATAGCTGATGATTGTGAAGCTTCACAAATCAGAATTCTCTCTCTTGAACAGGATTATGTACTAAACTAATTATTGACTTGTCTGTGTGGCTGTTATCATTGCATTGCCAGTTATTTGTGGCTAAGAATCTCCAACTTTGGAATAGTGATATGCAGTTCTGTGTTTTATTTAGTACCAAATAGTTATCTGCAATAGCTGTCATTGGAGATTGCACCAGAATAATTTTTTACATTTCGCAAAATCAATGATTTCTGATTTCATAGACTGGGCAAGTAAAACTCCATTTATACTCTATAGATTACTAAGGTTCATTTGAATATATAAAACACTGACATATGATTAACAAATatgattattttcaaataaattactgTAAAGTTGCTACCATGAACAAAGTTTGCCTTTGCTTTGACCCACATATATTTCATAGTTATTTCAAACTAATCAGTGACTCTCTCAAATAATTACTTCCACATTTTTTGTTTGTACGACTGTCTGCCTTGATTGGTTGATGTGGCCTGTACTAAAAACTGTCATCTGCAAATGTTATTTAGCCAAGATGCTATTACAAATTTCTCATTGCTGTTGTCTTTGGTCTTCCATCACTTTCTTAGTTTTCACGTTTGGAAATAATTTCGAAGTGTGTTGTTCTTGTTGCCATCTCCAGTGGTTTTGTCATGGTGGCAGACAATTACTGTAGTGTATTGTATGCTAAATGCTCAGTCTTATTACACCAATTAAAACCTTTTACTGCATTTTAATTCAAAAAAGTTCTGTCCTACTGCAGCAACGAACTTGTTCTTATATCTCTACACTCCTGAACATATGAAATTGATGCACTATACTAAAGCATTTCATTGTTCAattatactttttttaaaaagtatGTGAATCAGTCCATCTTAAAGCATCCATGTGCCACAATGTCACTGTACTACTCAAGTTCTACAGCTGCTATCAGCCTGCTGTTACACAACTTCTGAAGGTTATATTATGAGGACAAAATGAATAAAGTCTCCTCAGATCCTGCACAATTTGCATACAAAAGAGTGATGCTTTAACTGATGAAATTTACATGTCTGAGAAAgtcataaaagaaagaaagaaagaaagaaaaggaaattatGATATCTGTAGTAGAAAGAATGACAATGTGACAGATATTTGTTGTAGCTGTGTAAAGAAGTCAGTTTAATGGTAGAATGGAAGGCTGTAACAGTACTGCACAAATGCTGAATAGGTCACTTAGTAAAATGACATAAACTAGTGAATGAATGGCTTTAacattaacaatattatgagaaggaaagttgctactaaccatatagcggagttgctgtgtcgcagataggcacaacagaaagaatctcacaattatagctttcagccattaaggccttcgtcaacaatagacacacatatgcacacgcatacacactcacgcaaacgcaacttacacacacgactgcagtctcaggcaactgttgatgaaggccttaatggccgaaagctataattatgatagtctttttgttgtgcctgtctgcgactcagcatctccactatatggtgagtagtaacattccttctcatgatattgttacagtccatcctgcattttccatttttGACTTTAATATTATGTATTTTGGGATAACTTGTCATCAGATAGCAGGCACATCAAGATATACAGATGAACTGAAGTTGTACGTTACGTACATGACTGTCAGATGTAGCACCAGCTGATGATGTTTTACTAAGTGACATTTTCAGCATTTGTGCAGTACTATTGCAATTATATAATATGGTTGCATGCTTCCTGTAAGACTTCTTGTTGAATCCCAGAGAATGAAAGATACTAGGCAACTGTACATGGAAACAAACACTAAAACAATGATGATAGTTGtacaaaaatcataaaaatttttaattattatatttgtaGTGCTGGAATACATTGAAATAGCCATGTAACAGCTTCGTGGCATGTGGCTAGAGGAACTAAAACAAAGTGCTATAGGTTGTTTCCACTATATCAGTGAGCTACATCATTTTGTTTTGGCTGCTCTAGTGACATGGTACAGTACTACCATGTAGGTATTTCGACTTGTGCCAGGACTGTAGACATGTACTACCCCCCGTAAGTATGTTGGTCATTTACAGTTCACATGTCACAGAACCCTTTTTTTCTCCCCCTCCCAGTGTAACAGTGTGCAAAAGTTACATAAAAAGGTAGAGTTTCTTTCATTTGGTGCCAAAATCGTATTTCCTACAACAACTCTGTATGCTTCTCATTCATAAAACTATCCTTCATTAGGTTCAGTTGTCAAATTTTATAGGCCAATACCTGAGTTACACAAGATTTATTGTGCTGGATTCAACAAGCCTGTGTAAGATAAGTATATTGTGTACGTCAAACTTGAGTGAAACAGTGAACTTAAAAAAATAGTTGTGGACTGGATGGAAAGAACAGAAACTGGACATGGGATTTTCCTCCATGTTACTGATGACTCATGTATGCTCAGGTTCAAGACCTAAAATACTAAAGTGGAAATAATGAGCATTGAAAAACACAGACAGCTATGTTAATGGCTAAAAAGACATTCTAGTGTTGGGTTGACACTAATTACCTCCAGCTTCAGTCTCAAGTCAGCCAGAGCACTCATCAAATCCTTTTCCCTATTCTGATATGAACAGCCATTGGAAGTGATAATCATCTTTTGTGTATAGCATACTGTTTTATAAAATGAACAGTATGAATTTGCTTTTACTGTTCTTTGACCCTTATCCCATATGCCCAGGTTGACATCTTTGTTGCCATAATCAGAAAAGATAAAATTGTGTGTTTAACTTCTGACTAAAATATTGCTTGGGAGTTAGCTCAGTAACACACCATATATGTCCATTTTTACTATTAAACTGATTTTAAAAGTGAAAGAAATAGCAGCTCCCTTTGCTGCACTTGCATCTTGTTTATTTACGTTCTGTGAGAGGTGTTACTGTTCTTTCAAGCTCCCTTCCTAGAAAGTGATATATGTCTCCCACATCTTTCTTAGGAGCAAATATGAATACCTTTTAGTGGTCAAAATGATACAAATTTTTCTTTCAATATAACTATTCTCTCATTCACTCTGCCAATAATTATACAGCCGGTGCAAGAAAATTAAGTACCTGATATCCATTCCAACAAAGACTGTgcttgttgcactgtaaattgaCAGGAATTTTTTCATCATGTCTGGTCCTTGTTTTACCTTCTTAGTTTCCATCTCAGTCATGCTGTATTCATCATATTTTCATTCCCCGTGGtatttaattgaaatctttcaCCCCAATATTGAAAAGTGTTTTCTGTAAACCTGTTGTTGACGAAAACTAGTGTCAACACACTCTTCACTGACGGCACTCtcccctcctatttttttttttaattggaaaaaaatttaaaaaaataaaaacaaattgtgtAGTGTGAGGAACATTATTGTTGTTGCTGAAGAGTCACTCAAATTTATGAGTACATATGTTTGGCTTCAGCTGCACAGAAGGTTATGGATCCATGATGAGTGATGTCCACGTTTCAAGTTGATGATGATTGTTGTAAGGTTTGAAGCACATTTGTGGGTGAAGAATCTGGATTTTTTTGTTCATAGATGAATATGCAGATAGTTTACTGTTTAACGACCTTGCACTTACTTTCAAATTGTCAAGGCATTGCCCAAGATTCAGGAACTATTCAAAGGATAAACAGTAGGCTTTCATTGTTATGAATATTATTTGAAGCTTCTCAGATTTTACTTCTGTTTATCTCATTGGGGATCTTATACTCATCAACACACTTAAAATTTTAACCCACCCTCACGTAATCACTGATGGCAGAATTTTACATTGGGTGGCTGGCCATACCATAATATTTCTCTGCTTGTAGTAGTGAACTGGAAATGGACATGTGAAGTAGCTTTTGTatatgttttaagtgattttatttttgaTCTTGACCTCCACACCAATTCCGCATCATCTTGATTGTGTGGGTATTTATGCTTATATACATGCATATTGTGATTTATTTGGTAGTACAACATGGTGTGGTTGTGACTTTATGgaaaaacattaaattaaaacacagtACCTTATTTCTTCTCTCCCACTGAGTGAGTTGGTGCTTTCATTAACACGCTGGACTCTCATTTGGAAGGATGGCATTTCAAATCTTGATCCAGCCACCTTGGTTcaggtttccctaaatcatttgagGCAAATGCTAGCATGTTTCCTCTGAAAAGCACATAtttgatttccttctccattcttcactAATGCAAGCTTGTGTGTCCTCTGTCTCCCAATGACCTTGTTTGCAAGATGTTAGACCCCAGCCctcattcttcctttcttttgtTCGCCTCCTATTCTGCCTCAGCCTTCCCGTATTTCTCCGTGGTATGTAAATGTGTTTGTTGAGAAACAGAGTTTGTGATACTGTTTATTGTCTTATGATTGAGGAGGAAATAATTTTTATGACACACAAATGTAGAAACTTTCTGGAAATGCTCATAGTCTATTCTTTTTTTGTTACAGGAGGGACAGGTTCAGCAAGTTCCATGTAAAGTGTTTGTTGGACGGTGCACTGAAGATATGCAGTCGGATGACTTGCGTGAGTATTTCTCCAAATTTGGGGAAGTAACTGACGTCTTCATCCCAAAACCATTTCGTGCATTTGCTTTCGTCACCTTCTTGGATCCAGAAGTGGCTCAGAACTTGTGTGGTGAAGACCACATAATCAAAGGAGTCTCGGTACATGTGAGCAATGCGGCACCGAAAACGGATCCAAACGGTCGCTCTTATGGGGGCAGAGGCCTCGGATCTCGGGAGCCGAAGAACTTGGCAGGCCCTTTCGGGGGAGCGGCAGGAGCTGCGCACCACTATCACCATCCTGGCGGTCCGGGAGGAGGTGGTGCAGGTGGTGGCGGATGGAACCGGGCTGGCCCAGGACCAGGAGGCAGGGCTCTAGACATGCCCAATCTCCAAGCGTTGGGTATTACAGGACAGGCCGGTGGCCCAGCTGCAGGTGGGGCTGGTCAAAATGTTGCCAATCCACTAGGCATGGGTGCATTGAACCTCGGAGCCGTAACTGTCAATCCTGCACTGGTGGCTGCAGCTCTCAATCAGGCGGGCTGGGGTCTCATAGGCAATTTACAAGGTGGCCAGGctccaggacctgggccagggggTGCTGCAGAGGGAGGCCCGGGTCCGGCAGCATTCGGTCAGCCTGGAGCTCCGGGATTTGCTGGAGCACCAGGTGGACCAGGGCCGGGCCCTGCACCTCAGCAAGGAGCTGCACCCCCTGCTGCAGGAGCGCAAGCTGGAGGTAGTTTTCTCAGTTGGATGAGCCAAGGTACTCCCACTGGGGGAACCGACGCCAGTCAAACTGGCAGTGCTCCTGGTACGAGTACCCCCCAGCAGCCTGGTCCAGCCCCTGGGTCGTGGCCTCAAAGAGGCAACAAGGAAGGCTACCTGAAATATGAATAGGCAGGTAAAAGCAAAGTGGAGAAAAATGTGCTGTCAGGTCCTTAACACTTTCCAACACAAGGACAATGctttctttatttacaaaatgcTTTCTTAACTGATGTGAATCATTTTATATTCTTAAGGTAAGTCATGTCATTCTGAAAAGTGCTTGCCCACTTTGGTCATTGGTGCTTCTGTAACTGCCGCGAAATTTTAGACTTGTGCTTCCTAGGTTTTTCATCTGAAGTCATGCCAGTTATTTCTGATTACTAAGATAGATACTGAACATAGGAAAACCTATCTTTGTGAAATATAACATTTAAATGTGCATCTCAGAGCTCTGAAAGAAAAGTCATTTATCCAGCGCAATTGAAGTAAGATGATTGTGTTTGTATTCAGTGTCCAGAATCCCAAAAATATTCTCCGTCTCCCTCAAATCTTtgtactgtcatcatc is a window from the Schistocerca americana isolate TAMUIC-IGC-003095 chromosome X, iqSchAmer2.1, whole genome shotgun sequence genome containing:
- the LOC124555621 gene encoding TAR DNA-binding protein 43-like isoform X1, with the translated sequence MSAYLQVAEDEGEEPIELPTEDDSTLLLSTLAAQFPGTCGLKYRNPESRTMRGVRLVEGRLHPPENGWGTGVYYCVFPKENKRKSDDHLENSTAKTKRMETKLKCSDLIVLGLPWKTTEQQLREYFESFGEVLMAQVKKDPKSGQSKGFGFIRFGNYDSQMRVLAQRHMIDGRWCDVKIPNSKEGQVQQVPCKVFVGRCTEDMQSDDLREYFSKFGEVTDVFIPKPFRAFAFVTFLDPEVAQNLCGEDHIIKGVSVHVSNAAPKTDPNGRSYGGRGLGSREPKNLAGPFGGAAGAAHHYHHPGGPGGGGAGGGGWNRAGPGPGGRALDMPNLQALGITGQAGGPAAGGAGQNVANPLGMGALNLGAVTVNPALVAAALNQAGWGLIGNLQGGQAPGPGPGGAAEGGPGPAAFGQPGAPGFAGAPGGPGPGPAPQQGAAPPAAGAQAGGSFLSWMSQGTPTGGTDASQTGSAPGTSTPQQPGPAPGSWPQRGNKEGYLKYE
- the LOC124555621 gene encoding TAR DNA-binding protein 43-like isoform X2; its protein translation is MSAYLQVAEDEGEEPIELPTEDDSTLLLSTLAAQFPGTCGLKYRNPESRTMRGVRLVEGRLHPPENGWGTGVYYCVFPKAKTKRMETKLKCSDLIVLGLPWKTTEQQLREYFESFGEVLMAQVKKDPKSGQSKGFGFIRFGNYDSQMRVLAQRHMIDGRWCDVKIPNSKEGQVQQVPCKVFVGRCTEDMQSDDLREYFSKFGEVTDVFIPKPFRAFAFVTFLDPEVAQNLCGEDHIIKGVSVHVSNAAPKTDPNGRSYGGRGLGSREPKNLAGPFGGAAGAAHHYHHPGGPGGGGAGGGGWNRAGPGPGGRALDMPNLQALGITGQAGGPAAGGAGQNVANPLGMGALNLGAVTVNPALVAAALNQAGWGLIGNLQGGQAPGPGPGGAAEGGPGPAAFGQPGAPGFAGAPGGPGPGPAPQQGAAPPAAGAQAGGSFLSWMSQGTPTGGTDASQTGSAPGTSTPQQPGPAPGSWPQRGNKEGYLKYE